Within the Hydrotalea sp. genome, the region GCCGGCAAGTTGCACCCGCGCGGCCACCGCCATGGGTTTGACATCGCCTGTAAAATTTTATAATTTTCATTGATGCAGATAAATTCCGCCATGATTTTGGCGGCGGGGTTTGGCAAAAGATTGCTACCCCTGACCGACCACACGCCCAAACCATTGGTGGCGGTGGCGGGGGTGGCGGTGTTGGCGCGGGTGTTGCGGGCGGTGAAGGATTATGGCGTAGGCCAGGTGGTTATCAACAGCCACCACCTGGCGCCGCAAATTGATTCATTCATGCGCGGTGTGGGCCGCGATATTTTGGGCAACACGCCATGCCACGTAATTTACGAACCGGATATTTTGGAAAGCGGCGGCGGGGTTAAAAATGCTTTGCCATTATTGGGCGACAAGCCATTTTTTGTTATCAACGGCGATGGTTTTTGGCAAGACGGCGATTGGTTAAAAAACCTTGCCAACAATTTTGCGCCGACCGAAATGGATGTTTTATTGGCCTTGGTGGCGCGCAATCAGCTGGTGGCGACGTCGATTACCCATGGTGATTTTTTGGTCGATGCCCATGGTTTGTTGCAACGCGACAAGGGCGAGGACGCCATGGTGTTCGCCGGCGTGCAGGTGATGACGCCGCGGGTGTTTGATGATATCACCGACAAGTATTTTTCGTTGAATAAAATTTATGACCAGGCGATGGCACGACAAAAACTTTACGGCCTGGCCATGGCCGGCAAATTTTTCGCCATCGGCACGCC harbors:
- a CDS encoding nucleotidyltransferase family protein — encoded protein: MQINSAMILAAGFGKRLLPLTDHTPKPLVAVAGVAVLARVLRAVKDYGVGQVVINSHHLAPQIDSFMRGVGRDILGNTPCHVIYEPDILESGGGVKNALPLLGDKPFFVINGDGFWQDGDWLKNLANNFAPTEMDVLLALVARNQLVATSITHGDFLVDAHGLLQRDKGEDAMVFAGVQVMTPRVFDDITDKYFSLNKIYDQAMARQKLYGLAMAGKFFAIGTPDDITLAEGNL